The genomic window CAGCAGCGTGGTCTCGGTGTAGGTGAGCAGCGCGCCGAACAGCACCGAGATCGCGACGGCGGCGGCCACGCCGGCCCACAGGGGCAGCAGCTGGCGGCGCCGGCCGGACCTGACCAGGTAGGCCACGAGGATGCTGACCACCAGGGTGGCCTCGAGACCCTCACGGAGGCCGATGACGTAGCTGGCGAGGAAGGCCTGGCCCATGGCTGACCCATCTGTCGGCGGCGGGGGGACCCCCGCGTCCGGGACTGAGGGCAGGCACACCTTACTCGCCGCGGCGGGCCCGGCCAGTCCCCCGCCGAGGCAGCTCCACCGCACCCGGGCGGGTGCGTGGCAGGGTGACCGGCATGTCCGAGACGACGACGGGAACGGCCACCACGGTGACCCGCGAGGACGCCGGCGGCGTCGCGACGGTCACGCTGCAGAAGCCGGGCATCTCCCGGGCGATGCGCCGCGAGCTGCTCGAGGTGGTGCAGGGCATCGCCGAGGACGGGTCGGTGCGCGCGGTCCTGCTCACCGGCACCGGCCGCGCGTTCTGCGTGGGCCAGGACCTCGGCGAGCACGTGGAGTCGCTGCGCGGCGACGCGGCGACGTCCCTCTCGGTGGTCGAGGACGAGTACAACCCGCTGGTCCTGGCGTTGTCGGCGCTGCGGGTGCCGGTCGTCGTCGGCGTCAACGGGGCGTGCGCCGGAGCGGGCCTGGGGCTGGCGATGGCCGGTGACCTGCGGGTGGCCGCCGCCGGCGCCAAGTTCACGACGGCGTTCACCGGCATCGGCCTGTCCAGCGACTCCGCGCTCGCCGCCCGGCTCGTGCACAGCGTGGGCGTCGCCCGCGCCACCGAGCTGCTGCTGCTCCCCGACGCCTTCCCGGCCGAGACCGCGCTGCAGTGGGGCCTGGTGCACCGGGTGGTCGAGGCCGGCGAGGTGGCCGGTGAGGCGCGGGCCCTGGCCGAGCGGCTCGCGGCCGGGCCGACGGCGGCCTACCGCGCGGTCAAGACCGTGCTGGCCACCGCGCCGACCGACTCGCTGGAGGCGACGCTCGCGCTCGAGGCCCGGCTGCAGACCGAGCTCGGCCGCACCGCCGACCACGCCGAGGCGGTCGAGGCCTTCCTCGCCAAGCGCCCGCCCCGGTTCACCGGCAGGTGAGCCGACAGCGCTACAAGGGCCCCTCGGCTCCACGGAGCGCGATGCCGGGGTCGCCCGGAGTACCGACACGGTGGGGTCCGTCCGGCCACCCGGTCCGGCACCCGGGTGCGGCTGCCGCACGGTGACACGGTGGTCCCCACGCGAGTGGAGGGGGCCACGGTGGACGCAGGCACGGCCGGGACGGCCGCGGGGGAACGGCCGCTGCCGCGCCGGCCGGTCCGCCCCGGGGACGCCGCGGACCGGCCGGCCCCGGCGCGCCCCCGCTCACCAGCTCCCTCGCCCCGCCGCTCACCCCGGCGGTGCCCCCGCGCCCCCGCGCCGTCCGCGCCTCCGGCCTGCTCTGCTGGGCCGCGGCCCTCACCGCCGCCGCCGGCCTGGTCGCGATGCTGCTCG from Geodermatophilus normandii includes these protein-coding regions:
- a CDS encoding enoyl-CoA hydratase-related protein, with protein sequence MSETTTGTATTVTREDAGGVATVTLQKPGISRAMRRELLEVVQGIAEDGSVRAVLLTGTGRAFCVGQDLGEHVESLRGDAATSLSVVEDEYNPLVLALSALRVPVVVGVNGACAGAGLGLAMAGDLRVAAAGAKFTTAFTGIGLSSDSALAARLVHSVGVARATELLLLPDAFPAETALQWGLVHRVVEAGEVAGEARALAERLAAGPTAAYRAVKTVLATAPTDSLEATLALEARLQTELGRTADHAEAVEAFLAKRPPRFTGR